The Pelobates fuscus isolate aPelFus1 chromosome 2, aPelFus1.pri, whole genome shotgun sequence genome has a segment encoding these proteins:
- the LOC134585993 gene encoding prolyl-tRNA synthetase associated domain-containing protein 1-like, with product MAGALRAELDTYLQELGIQPVCVEHPEVFTVEEMMPHVEHLQGAHSKNLFLKDKKKKGFWLVTVLHDRQVNLNDLAKKLNVGSGNLRFADETAMLEKLKVGQGCATPLALFCDKGDVKFVLDASFLEGGHERLYFHPMTNSATMGLTPEEFMSFLKKTGHEPILIQFDT from the exons ATGGCGGGGGCGCTGCGGGCTGAGCTGGACACTTACCTGCAGGAGCTGGGAATCCAGCCAGTGTGTGTGGAGCACCCTGAG GTGTTTACAGTGGAAGAGATGATGCCTCATGTAGAGCACTTGCAAGGGGCACACAGTAAAAATCTCTTTCTCAAAGACAAGAAAAAGAAAGGGTTCTGGTTGGTGACAGTTTTACATGACCGACAAGTAAATCTCAACGACCTTGCCAAGAAGTTGAATGTTGGCAGTGGAAATCTTCGCTTTGCCGATGAAACAGCTATGCTGGAGAAGCTTAAAGTAGGCCAGGGATGTGCCACACCGCTAGCCCTGTTTTGTGACAAAGGAGATGTGAAGTTCGTACTAGATGCTTCATTTCTTGAAGGTGGTCATGAGAGGCTTTACTTCCACCCAATGACCAATTCTGCCACCATGGGTCTGACTCCGGAGGAATTCATGAGTTTTCTGAAAAAAACTGGACATGAACCTATACTGATACAGTttgatacataa